The following is a genomic window from Xenopus laevis strain J_2021 chromosome 2L, Xenopus_laevis_v10.1, whole genome shotgun sequence.
CAGGGAAGACTCATGCGCTTTTCTAAAGAAGCCAGAGACATCCCAAAGAGGTATACAATACAGACCCATCATTTtctgaaaaactacaaatatgtTAATTGTATTAGTTTGGCTGCAGGCAGATGCAGTGAACAAAGCCAACTATCAGTCTTTTTTATTGATGTCTGTATTAGAGATGtacatttatgtatatttgtGCGTAGGGAATTCTTCAAGGTTAATGAACAGGTTGAGATGCTAATTGTGTATGAGAGTGAGACCCACAATTTAAATTTCTGTGGCTTCAGATAGGAACCAATATTCTTTTTTCCCGAGTTCATCACCAGCACTTGttactttattaaaatatcatacacagtacagtacaggCATCAGGGCAAAAGCCCAAAGTGTTTTGGAGGATCATCATTACCGAGTTTAAATGTATgcacattttttagttttaggCAAATAAAGGACAATTGCTAATGAAAGAGCATTTGCATGCAGTCTTCCTACACAAATACCAGGTTACATGTACAATGCACATCACTGATTACATTATTCTCCATCATCATGATGCCAAAGAGCATATTCAAAATGTATGGTGAAGAATTTTGTCAGTCAACGGCTGAACTGTATTTGTTAACGTCTACAGTtcatatttcttaaagggacaacATCCacacaaaaactgaaaaaattaaaacgtcattccaacatatattttatatatattttaaatgttgtttctaAAGGAAATCGTTTGtttcttcctttttattttctggttCTGGCTATGAAACGGTATAgcaaaataactttaaagccaCTCAAAAGCTGAATTGATTTATATAgttacaatgttatttttattatgcatTTGGGGGCTTTAAATGGTCTGCCAGTGAATGATCAAGAAAATATCAATTCAACTGACAAAAAGGTAAAGCATTACTGAAAAGTATAGTATTAGTTGCACTGAGACAAATTTGTCCAgtattagtaaatgagctctaCAGCGTGTTAGTTGTTTATCTAATTTTGGGACATTAGTTAAGAAAACCTCATTTAAATTCTTCTATGTGAATGATTTatcatatatatgtttataatagttACATTATAAAATCAGTGTTGGTCGTTTTGTAGTGTTCAATTTTGTTTACCAATTTACAACTGCATATTTAACAGATTTCACCCTCCCACCGTGGTTGGACCTATGGGAAGTGCTGCAGCATCATCTAAATTTCTACGTCTGAACCAGTCTCAGTGCCGAGAGGCCCTAGCTATTGCTGCATCCTATTCTGGAGCCCCAATGGCTAATGTAGCCACACAAACCAAACCACTGCACATCGGCAATGCTGGTCGTCATGGCCTTGAGGCCTCTTGTTTGGCATATCTAGGCCTTGAAGCAAGCAAGCAGATTTTTGATTTGGAGACTGGATTTGGTGCTTTCTATAATGACTACGATCCCCAGAGTTTACCATCTTTAGACTCTTTTACCTGGCTTCTGGAAGATCAAGATGTGGCTTTTAAGCGCTTTCCAGCTCATCTTGGAATGCATTGGGTTGCAGATGCTGCTTCAGCTGTCCGAAGGCACATTGTTGGGAGCAATGGTTTGCTGCCTGTGGACAGTGTAAAAAGAATTGAACTTAAAATCCCAGATGCCAAGTATGTGAATAAACCTTTCCCTACATCAGAGCACGAAGCTCGCCATTCCTTCCAGTTTAATGCATGCACTGCTCTTCTTGATGGAACTGTATCCGTTCAGTCATTTACTGAATCCAACATTTATCGACCAAATCTGAGAGAACTTCTAAGTAAAATACAGGTAGTACACCCATCTGACAACAAACCAAATTTCGAGAAGCTGTATTGTGAAGTCAATATAACAATGCAAAATGGAGACACTTTTAGCGAGAGATGTGACACATTCTATGGTCACTGGAGAAAACCTCTTAGCAAAGAAGATCTTGTGAACAAATTTAGGTCTAATGCGTCTACTGTCCTTTCAAAAGATGGCGTAGAAGGTATTCTGGAAACTGTGGATAGACTGGAAGATGTGGCAGATTGTTCTGTGTTAAGCAGCtttctgaaattaaaaaatgatgctTTAGAAGAACgcaaaaaaacaattttacaatAGATTGTGTCAAGATTTTAATATAAACACAAGTGCCTACTGTATATTACACCTATATTTTAACACTAACTGCACCTATGTAATTCGAATAATTCTTTATTGTTCCACAACATCCCTGCTGACTATTTTCTCATCCTTCAGATTAAGTGCAGTAATTGGAAATAACATGCACTTATAAACAAGCAGCAAAGCGTATTTTAGCCATTGGAAACTTTCAGATATCTGGCTATAGTAGGTCACGCTGAAGGTTATTCTGCAACAGCTAGCACAACAAAATTCAGACTCTCAAgaaattctttaatatgtttttaatggTGTGAGGGTTCCAAATAAAACACCGGAAATTGCCAAGAGTACTGTTTAGGGGCTTTCTAATTCTTTGAAACTGGTGTTGTGCAATAATATGTTTACAatatacagagagaaaaataCCTTTGTATGTAACTGAGAATTAATAAAGGGATATCTagtatacattatttacaatgttGTAATACCAGATTCATTTGTAATGTTGCTTAAAGCAGTATAgatttaaggaaaaaataaagttttgttttacttctgaaaaacctgatttttttatgtgtcaGTAGAGCAACTGTTCAGCTAGAGGCCCTCCAAGTGATTTTTATGGCCCAAGAACTCCATACACTTCTTTGTATGATTCATAATTGTAATAAAATCCATTGCTCACATATTTTGTAAGGCAAACAATTTGCCTACTACATGCTAAAAATTGCACAGCATTGGAACATAGGAGTCCATTTCCTGGCACTCATGATTATTACTATTTCCTTTCTTACTAACATCAGGGCTATCTTTTTTATAGCAAGGATTCCAGATGTAAAGTAAAGATGAAATCCAGTGTTCCCCGCATGATAAACCCCTTAGGACACATTCACCTACTGAGGCACAGTGAACAATGTTTTTGTCCTACAATGCACCGTTTTCCCAGAATTGTGGCATCACTGCGGACACAAACAGTAGATTCTCTTGACACAATTGCAGTATGTGCAGCCAAAATGGACTCTGCTGCTAATGCACAGAGTTGCAAATTGCATCCACCTGTGCATGTGACATCTGTACCTTATTTACTGAGGATAATATGACATAtacactagtgatgtgagggccggCCCGATACCAGTGGGAGCCGCGGACTTACCTGCGGATCGGATGGGTTCGGCCGATCTTGCACCCCCCTTTCCGGATGGgttctgctctccccgcccgagACCTTACAATGCCGGCTTCGAACTTCAACTTTTATAGACACATGCCTGCTCGCCCcggcccttttgtgatgtcatcagcgggccagggcgggtctataaaaggaagtcgggctcgggcaggtgcgggtggagggagggtggatATCGGGCTGGTGCGGGAAATTCTGTACAAAATAATGTGTTgctcaaaaaatgaaaatcacattAATGTTTTCAGTTTTAGCTACTGTTCTAAAACATCAGAAACTTTGATATGGTATTAGAGTCTcaggaacaacaacaacaaaaaaaataaccataATAATCATGTGTTGTGCAAAAGTAGAAATTTCCTGTGGTATTGTCACTTGGAAACAATATAATCTGCAAGGGAAGGTTGTGAAATACTTCTGTGCTTATTATTCttcattttataatattaaaaactAAACACGCACTTAACATTAATCTGTTAATGTGTGATTAATGATATGGAATTTCCAACATTGCGGTCCTTGTGTATATTGTAAATTGTAAGCAGCCTGCATTCACCCTTGCTACCTTGAACACTGCTGTGAAGGCAAACAAAGCCTGGGCCCTCTGTAAATTAGCCTTCCCCAATGTACATAGTTAGCCCCATGCTCTCTTGTATGCAcacatttataactttatttataatgtgctactgtgatacacacacacacacacacacactgtaaaatgtaataaaagagtaCACTGTGGTAAGAGACATACCTGTACCAGAAGGAAAGAGTTACCTGTCCACTAGACTTTACAATCTAAGTAAAAGCTGTGTCATTTCTGGATCCTACAGGAACACTTAACTTTTAACCCTTATATAGGCCCCACAGTATTAGCTCTGATTAGTCTCATCACAGATCGATGGCCCACCTAGAATGCCACATGAATGACCCAATCTTGAAGCTGCATTTGTGGTTTGCAGAAAGAATCAGCGTTCTGCATTTATGACTGGTCTCAATCCCTTTCTAGCATACAAAGGTGACTGCCAAGAATCTCATCTTGCTAATCTTTTTTGTACACGGGAGATCACTGTAACCACTGCAGCTGACCCCACATACTCCAGTTACATTTGTAGACTGacaggcccaggcctagggcagcaatatTTTAGGGCAGCTGCATTCTAAGGAGCACTGGCGACGCACCGATCTTTTACTCCTCTCTACGTGTACCCCCAGTGCTCCAGCACATGTGCTAAGGGGGGGGGGCGACGCAAGGAACCTGTGGCCTGAATTGCTACAGTTTGTGCAGCCTGGCTACCATCATATTACTAATGAAATCTTGTATATTTTTCAGTAGCCATGTTACAATAAAGAGTGCCTATGCCTGAAAGAATTGCTTGCGTAccctataactatatatatatatatatatatatatatatatatatatatatatatatatactataaccccctaaatttattttttgccaaattttgcaaaattataattatatatatactggaagGAGCACAcaccactaaaaataaaattcctggGTGCTGATGAATAATCAATGTAGAAGAAAACACAATGCCTGTAATACAGCAAAACAGAAATGCCATTATTACccagaaagaaaatagaaatatagaaatagtCACAAATCCCCATTGTATATAGATACCTCTCCCCAGCTGTTATAGCTTGCCATGGACAAAaattttattccaaaaatgtaaaaagtagcaattttcAGCTGTGGAGAGAAATGGTAAATACCAGCCAATCTAAGAACAATGCAATCTCAT
Proteins encoded in this region:
- the acod1.L gene encoding cis-aconitate decarboxylase isoform X2, which codes for MFAKTVTESFANVIHGLSSAHLTEAVIVRSKRMILDTLGVGLLGTTTEVFQKALQYSKVHSMDFDDTWHPATHPSGAVLPSLIALSESYLGNQRPSGLDLLLAFNIGIEVQGRLMRFSKEARDIPKRFHPPTVVGPMGSAAASSKFLRLNQSQCREALAIAASYSGAPMANVATQTKPLHIGNAGRHGLEASCLAYLGLEASKQIFDLETGFGAFYNDYDPQSLPSLDSFTWLLEDQDVAFKRFPAHLGMHWVADAASAVRRHIVGSNGLLPVDSVKRIELKIPDAKYVNKPFPTSEHEARHSFQFNACTALLDGTVSVQSFTESNIYRPNLRELLSKIQVVHPSDNKPNFEKLYCEVNITMQNGDTFSERCDTFYGHWRKPLSKEDLVNKFRSNASTVLSKDGVEGILETVDRLEDVADCSVLSSFLKLKNDALEERKKTILQ
- the acod1.L gene encoding cis-aconitate decarboxylase isoform X1, with product MFAKTVTESFANVIHGLSSAHLTEAVIVRSKRMILDTLGVGLLGTTTEVFQKALQYSKIYSADISSTVWGQSDVRLPPLYASFVNGVAVHSMDFDDTWHPATHPSGAVLPSLIALSESYLGNQRPSGLDLLLAFNIGIEVQGRLMRFSKEARDIPKRFHPPTVVGPMGSAAASSKFLRLNQSQCREALAIAASYSGAPMANVATQTKPLHIGNAGRHGLEASCLAYLGLEASKQIFDLETGFGAFYNDYDPQSLPSLDSFTWLLEDQDVAFKRFPAHLGMHWVADAASAVRRHIVGSNGLLPVDSVKRIELKIPDAKYVNKPFPTSEHEARHSFQFNACTALLDGTVSVQSFTESNIYRPNLRELLSKIQVVHPSDNKPNFEKLYCEVNITMQNGDTFSERCDTFYGHWRKPLSKEDLVNKFRSNASTVLSKDGVEGILETVDRLEDVADCSVLSSFLKLKNDALEERKKTILQ